GTAACCTGATTTCTTACCTTTTGGACTTGATTTTGGTCCCATTCATCCATATTTTGGCAATTAAACCCGCTTAATTTCAAAAACTCTTCTAATTGTTGTAAATCAGCGCTGCTGATCAGAGCGCCCGGTGGAGGGAACTCCGTGTATTCAGTTTTCTTAGTTCTCGGTTTAGGCATCGGTGGCGTGTGAGGTCTGTGGTATTTCAATTCATTCGATTTGCCCGATTCTAGGCTACTCTCAGTACCGACACCTTCATCGTGGAAAAGTTCATTGTAGTCGGCATCTTTTTCGGCCGCATCGAGAAATTGCTGCGATAGTCTTTTGGCAGCTAAATCATTATTTTTCCTATATTCCGTGGTttgattttgtaaataataaggCTCCTGCAGCGATCTTCTCTTCGTCTTGTGCTCAGTCACAGCCGTCATACAAACGATCTGATCTTGCAAAAGCTCGTCCATTTCGAACATACTGTAACGTTTTGACGGCGTGCTCGTTTTACGCGTTTTGTCCATCGACTTCCGCAAAATGCTCTTGGGTAGAGGGGGTCTCGGCGGGGCGTGCTCGCCCTGCTTGGCGTACCGAGCCTGCTCGGCCGCCGAGAGCGATCGCTTCGGCAAGGCGGGGTTGGTTCTCGGGCCCTCGTTGTTGCTGGCCTCCGAGCTGGTGGCGCTGTCGTAGCGGTAGACGAACAGGGGGTTGAAGTTGGCGTGCGGCGCGGGACTGGCCTGCGCGGAGGAGTCGGTGAGCATGGTGGAGGAGCCGCGGTAGCCGGACGAAGGCTGCGTGGCCGTGCTGGAGCTGGACGACACAGTCGTGTTGTGGCCCGCCAGGTGGTTGCAGTCGCAACTCATGGGCCTGCCCTTGGATTTGGGTGTCACGTTACAGTATTTGTCGCCGCATTTTGATCCACATTCTTTTTCTCTTACGTTTTGCATTAATTCGGGCAACTCTGATAGCATTTGCTTGCATTCTGTGGGTAGCAAAAAGTTTAGTGAATCCCAATCTTTTATGTGCCCGAGCCCCTTCTTTTTTAGCATCTCCACGTCGTTGCAAGAAAATGGTCGTTTACCTTTAACGTTCAGTCTGTTCCTCTTGATTTCGCTTGATTTTGGCGATACGGTTACTTTTACAGGGTTCAGGTAAATATTTGGTCGGCCGTTCAGAAAACTGATATCGGGAAGCGTGTAGTTAGGGTACAGTATGAATACAGGTTTTTCACAGTCTCCTTCTTTAAGTTTCTCAAGAAACGAGGGTTCCACCACCTTGAATAGTTCACGTTCATGGGATATGGTCGACATTTGTAACGTGGACGTCTGCATACTCTTATCAATAGTGGTGGTCTCGAGATGAGTGGAAGTAGATTTGTTATCAAAAGGCTCTCTTTGcaataaacgatttatttttgtaatctggGTTCCATCCGACTCTGAGCAACTCGATATACTAACACTAGTGTTGGACGATTGGGAATAATATGATTTTTTATTACTTCTCAGTCTTGAAGGGCTATTCATCATATTGACGTTAGTCCTTTTTGAGTGGCGTTTATTTACTGTCGCATAAAGATTGGATTCGCTATCGCTTAATTTAACGCCATCATTATCTTCCTCTTCTATTACTTCGTCATAAACTCTATTATTGTACGGGTTGCTAGGTGGAATCTCATCGTAAATTGCTGAACCCTCTTCCGGTACATCACATGGCAGTTCCATTTGAGAACGCACAGACATTTTGGAGTCATCTTTTGGCTCTCCCATGGAGTCTCCACTTTCACCACCAGAGCTGGATGGCCAGCATTCTGACCTGTCTGTTTGATCCAATCCAACTACACCATCGTTGCTTTTTTGTTTCATAAACAGTTTTACCAGGCTAAAGGCCTGCTTCGGTTGACTTTTGTCTGAAGATGATTGGTTTTCGGTAGAGGAGGTACTCATTGGTTCTGAATGCTGACTTCCGTGCGTCGAACGGTGCTGCGATACATCGTATACTTTCATGCAGGTCGGTGTACCCATTAACCTTTGATTGGTGGTGAAAGAATCGACCTGCAAACAAGGGCATAACGAAGTGTTAATGAAAGGCAACAAGGTCAAGCTTACGGAGCGGTTATAACAATAATAGGGCAGCTAGACTTGAATTTAATAGGTAGGGAACTATAATTACGGGTCAAGTGgatgtaggtagttattttcTACTATTCTACTATAGATTAACTCCACAGCTGCTTATTATtagttgattttattttttgagGTAGCGTAGGTACATTTTCCACAATACCCTCCGTTCAGTACAGCTCTGCAATAGTTTTCGCATCTTTATATAAACAGGCAGAATCGAGATCATAAATAAAGTGATATTAATTTAGTCTATGTTATTAGTGTATTTTGGTACCGTTGAATTGCTGAGAGCAGCCGAGTTGATGGAACTGCTCATAATCTTTCTTCTGTACAGGTTTGGCAGACTTTGGCTCTTGATAACCGAGTTGCTCATATCACTTGTTGCATCGGTCGCTTCATGGGAATCCTCATTGTTGTTCCCTGAAGGGTGCCtgtgtaggtacattaagtaaaattaagataagacttatccaataacaagacttaaactattaaattatacaacgggacttaatcgcgtatctaagttttaagatttacctccgacgtttcgaggacggcgttgtccccgtggtctcggagaagactggcttaagttgacaaacaagaccaagtgcgggtagttcgaaaaactcgcgcggttagacgatgctgatgtcaacttaagccagtcttctccgagaccacggggacaacgccgtcctcgaaacgtcggaggtaaatcttaaaacttagatacgcgattaagtcccgttgtataatttaataatgtgtaaaaatcgtggaagtttaaatcagtgttaagacttaaactattattacctactttaactagagatctttgtagtggtttttttgtttagaattttttttttaacccgcataaatgtcaatgtggttcaatgaaggggacggactgaaaatcagcgctgcgcaggcaatttgtaatgaaatgactgacgcagcgtatgctgagcccgttccttttgccgcacaattattctaattttttcaatccttatgttttgtaacctgtatgctttttgtgttgcaataaatggtttcttattcttattcttattcttattctatacATGCCAATATATGATATCAGTGATTGATTGACAACAATTAAAatgaaaacatatttataaacatGTCAAACTTACCTCCTTAAAGGCGAATGGTTGGTCTGTTTCTTAAGCTTACTCCAAGTAGTTAATCCTAAGTCACTCCTAGCCATAGAAGTAGTTAGCTTATTGGTTAGTTTCTTACATCTTTCTAATAATTCTAAATTCCTGCGTGTTCTTTCATCTAGCGTTGCATTATCTTCTTGCTTTTCCAATTTGTCTGAAAATAGAACGAAGATAATTATCTACAAAGCGCTGTATACTTCGACACAATGAATCACATTGGACGTAATCACGGCTAAGGTAAACAATTATGTCATTATCTGAAATTCCTCACTCTATGTATGATTGGATCGAACGATTCATTTTTCCAAAAACCTAATAGAAacatatgataaaaaaaattagaaacttGTATTGaaactttactttgtttatttttagagtTTGGGACTTCAATTGATACGTTTAAATTCCGGTAATTAGGAATATTCAACAAAATACACACTGCAATTAAACCAATCATCGTGTTTTTCCTACAATGAGCACACATAATTTATAGAACAAAACTTCCAGGTGTATTTTATCCTCATGCGCAATAAATATGGGTTCTTTAGTTACTTATAGGGATAAAATACCTTCGACACCTACGTGAGTAAACAATATACGTACATATCTAGGTGGAAAAACAATacaattaaaatgaaaaataactaACCATGTGTTTGATTGACGGCAAACTCGTTACACTCGCTGTCCTCGGAGTAGACGGTGAGACTGCCCTCGAAGGCGATGGTGTAGTTGTCCTTGTTGGCCTGGCACGTGAGAATGAGGTCCTGCTCCGCGGGCAGCGAGCAGTCCAGGCTGTCCACGCTGAAGTGCACGCCGTGCTCCTTCACCGGCGAGAACAGCAGCTCTGACTTGCAGATCGACATCGTGTTGATGG
The sequence above is a segment of the Cydia amplana chromosome 2, ilCydAmpl1.1, whole genome shotgun sequence genome. Coding sequences within it:
- the LOC134657813 gene encoding uncharacterized protein LOC134657813 isoform X7; translation: MGVTDGYDWESYNGFYSGEESVGSINTMSICKSELLFSPVKEHGVHFSVDSLDCSLPAEQDLILTCQANKDNYTIAFEGSLTVYSEDSECNEFAVNQTHDKLEKQEDNATLDERTRRNLELLERCKKLTNKLTTSMARSDLGLTTWSKLKKQTNHSPLRRHPSGNNNEDSHEATDATSDMSNSVIKSQSLPNLYRRKIMSSSINSAALSNSTVDSFTTNQRLMGTPTCMKVYDVSQHRSTHGSQHSEPMSTSSTENQSSSDKSQPKQAFSLVKLFMKQKSNDGVVGLDQTDRSECWPSSSGGESGDSMGEPKDDSKMSVRSQMELPCDVPEEGSAIYDEIPPSNPYNNRVYDEVIEEEDNDGVKLSDSESNLYATVNKRHSKRTNVNMMNSPSRLRSNKKSYYSQSSNTSVSISSCSESDGTQITKINRLLQREPFDNKSTSTHLETTTIDKSMQTSTLQMSTISHERELFKVVEPSFLEKLKEGDCEKPVFILYPNYTLPDISFLNGRPNIYLNPVKVTVSPKSSEIKRNRLNVKGKRPFSCNDVEMLKKKGLGHIKDWDSLNFLLPTECKQMLSELPELMQNVREKECGSKCGDKYCNVTPKSKGRPMSCDCNHLAGHNTTVSSSSSTATQPSSGYRGSSTMLTDSSAQASPAPHANFNPLFVYRYDSATSSEASNNEGPRTNPALPKRSLSAAEQARYAKQGEHAPPRPPLPKSILRKSMDKTRKTSTPSKRYSMFEMDELLQDQIVCMTAVTEHKTKRRSLQEPYYLQNQTTEYRKNNDLAAKRLSQQFLDAAEKDADYNELFHDEGVGTESSLESGKSNELKYHRPHTPPMPKPRTKKTEYTEFPPPGALISSADLQQLEEFLKLSGFNCQNMDEWDQNQVQKVRNQVTKFLQMKRSQEENQRSTDSSGSSCNSKKSVTFAHKSEAKPETQPTQVKAMEELKVASLTTPPNSPNISAVISQRLYQGKNLAEIPICEEAEISPDEFSSPLHHDSRGKYDLIDLSQKRALVSNVTDAVEMLIQHFSSATDQAELAFLGDSKQSPACAKIALNALCPALYAVFRDGLKENIETSFGAVNNSVWQMVETTARQGPITKSLNELVLRINSEDAVTEGLVKFNAFILGLLNAQSVDAWVSYVRTRESVLSKAYNGDSLLLGGVQSPRCRALLDSLQAALEPLRLLPFSLDLMFEMRELHRSFKKIESDMRAASRPTSINTPPLTLNQRNLLKLVRSMQSSGLSSDDCQTSVIMRHKEPKHKEPSTPDLLNDSANVKTAIEKNRPRSCVNPSPIGYDLCPNNSRIELENNRRWSGVQLGSKLMQAFDRLVFDDSDDYTDSLETNKPARPAAADSKLECSGEEWRPGSASSGQSAAASGHSGGKFRRLQLKWELLSNAESPSSPSGETSPAAARGSKIPRPVSSPVRPAAPVIPEPAKNAHRGIPVPVRKGASPTASAGARAAPARPTSAKRPQPANRTFPEAVKRVVAKTKEKEAVICKPVARKSAPTSRVDGAWASPAPRPASLPYGRAPPPAAPRRAASSSAARHHSTTQHQKHKYVRTLWHRLPSDSGHLAFNEGERLRLILEVDSRHLLCCRGDQKGLVPRDAVLLEDF
- the LOC134657813 gene encoding uncharacterized protein LOC134657813 isoform X6 — encoded protein: MIGLVLCIFGKLCELARTTNSGVGKDTVNINYDNKLKIKGKRQRKRRRRRRKGPPPRLGLKAASPGVDEDCNSNTSLAGSQHSADDLDAHCDNSGYLWFLDYNPIFRDGSCHHTSVLSSVSASYKGISDLASRFEFTSRYNDIARDLDANLAEADMESFKTEDIHALLMTANLPHDTITDDRTHDSNPRGEMFASISSSLMEKFRFDSSLSGDSSFQGEESVGSINTMSICKSELLFSPVKEHGVHFSVDSLDCSLPAEQDLILTCQANKDNYTIAFEGSLTVYSEDSECNEFAVNQTHDKLEKQEDNATLDERTRRNLELLERCKKLTNKLTTSMARSDLGLTTWSKLKKQTNHSPLRRHPSGNNNEDSHEATDATSDMSNSVIKSQSLPNLYRRKIMSSSINSAALSNSTVDSFTTNQRLMGTPTCMKVYDVSQHRSTHGSQHSEPMSTSSTENQSSSDKSQPKQAFSLVKLFMKQKSNDGVVGLDQTDRSECWPSSSGGESGDSMGEPKDDSKMSVRSQMELPCDVPEEGSAIYDEIPPSNPYNNRVYDEVIEEEDNDGVKLSDSESNLYATVNKRHSKRTNVNMMNSPSRLRSNKKSYYSQSSNTSVSISSCSESDGTQITKINRLLQREPFDNKSTSTHLETTTIDKSMQTSTLQMSTISHERELFKVVEPSFLEKLKEGDCEKPVFILYPNYTLPDISFLNGRPNIYLNPVKVTVSPKSSEIKRNRLNVKGKRPFSCNDVEMLKKKGLGHIKDWDSLNFLLPTECKQMLSELPELMQNVREKECGSKCGDKYCNVTPKSKGRPMSCDCNHLAGHNTTVSSSSSTATQPSSGYRGSSTMLTDSSAQASPAPHANFNPLFVYRYDSATSSEASNNEGPRTNPALPKRSLSAAEQARYAKQGEHAPPRPPLPKSILRKSMDKTRKTSTPSKRYSMFEMDELLQDQIVCMTAVTEHKTKRRSLQEPYYLQNQTTEYRKNNDLAAKRLSQQFLDAAEKDADYNELFHDEGVGTESSLESGKSNELKYHRPHTPPMPKPRTKKTEYTEFPPPGALISSADLQQLEEFLKLSGFNCQNMDEWDQNQVQKVRNQVTKFLQMKRSQEENQRSTDSSGSSCNSKKSVTFAHKSEAKPETQPTQVKAMEELKVASLTTPPNSPNISAVISQRLYQGKNLAEIPICEEAEISPDEFSSPLHHDSRGKYDLIDLSQKRALVSNVTDAVEMLIQHFSSATDQAELAFLGDSKQSPACAKIALNALCPALYAVFRDGLKENIETSFGAVNNSVWQMVETTARQGPITKSLNELVLRINSEDAVTEGLVKFNAFILGLLNAQSVDAWVSYVRTRESVLSKAYNGDSLLLGGVQSPRCRALLDSLQAALEPLRLLPFSLDLMFEMRELHRSFKKIESDMRAASRLECSGEEWRPGSASSGQSAAASGHSGGKFRRLQLKWELLSNAESPSSPSGETSPAAARGSKIPRPVSSPVRPAAPVIPEPAKNAHRGIPVPVRKGASPTASAGARAAPARPTSAKRPQPANRTFPEAVKRVVAKTKEKEAVICKPVARKSAPTSRVDGAWASPAPRPASLPYGRAPPPAAPRRAASSSAARHHSTTQHQKHKYVRTLWHRLPSDSGHLAFNEGERLRLILEVDSRHLLCCRGDQKGLVPRDAVLLEDF
- the LOC134657813 gene encoding uncharacterized protein LOC134657813 isoform X5; amino-acid sequence: MIGLVLCIFGKLCELARTTNSGVGKDTVNINYDNKLKIKGKRQRKRRRRRRKGPPPRLGLKAASPGVDEDCNSNTSLAGSQHSADDLDAHCDNSGYLWFLDYNPIFRDGSCHHTSVLSSVSASYKGISDLASRFEFTSRYNDIARDLDANLAEADMESFKTEDIHALLMTANLPHDTITDDRTHDSNPRGEMFASISSSLMEKFRFDSSLSGDSSFQGEESVGSINTMSICKSELLFSPVKEHGVHFSVDSLDCSLPAEQDLILTCQANKDNYTIAFEGSLTVYSEDSECNEFAVNQTHDKLEKQEDNATLDERTRRNLELLERCKKLTNKLTTSMARSDLGLTTWSKLKKQTNHSPLRRHPSGNNNEDSHEATDATSDMSNSVIKSQSLPNLYRRKIMSSSINSAALSNSTVDSFTTNQRLMGTPTCMKVYDVSQHRSTHGSQHSEPMSTSSTENQSSSDKSQPKQAFSLVKLFMKQKSNDGVVGLDQTDRSECWPSSSGGESGDSMGEPKDDSKMSVRSQMELPCDVPEEGSAIYDEIPPSNPYNNRVYDEVIEEEDNDGVKLSDSESNLYATVNKRHSKRTNVNMMNSPSRLRSNKKSYYSQSSNTSVSISSCSESDGTQITKINRLLQREPFDNKSTSTHLETTTIDKSMQTSTLQMSTISHERELFKVVEPSFLEKLKEGDCEKPVFILYPNYTLPDISFLNGRPNIYLNPVKVTVSPKSSEIKRNRLNVKGKRPFSCNDVEMLKKKGLGHIKDWDSLNFLLPTECKQMLSELPELMQNVREKECGSKCGDKYCNVTPKSKGRPMSCDCNHLAGHNTTVSSSSSTATQPSSGYRGSSTMLTDSSAQASPAPHANFNPLFVYRYDSATSSEASNNEGPRTNPALPKRSLSAAEQARYAKQGEHAPPRPPLPKSILRKSMDKTRKTSTPSKRYSMFEMDELLQDQIVCMTAVTEHKTKRRSLQEPYYLQNQTTEYRKNNDLAAKRLSQQFLDAAEKDADYNELFHDEGVGTESSLESGKSNELKYHRPHTPPMPKPRTKKTEYTEFPPPGALISSADLQQLEEFLKLSGFNCQNMDEWDQNQVQKGKNLAEIPICEEAEISPDEFSSPLHHDSRGKYDLIDLSQKRALVSNVTDAVEMLIQHFSSATDQAELAFLGDSKQSPACAKIALNALCPALYAVFRDGLKENIETSFGAVNNSVWQMVETTARQGPITKSLNELVLRINSEDAVTEGLVKFNAFILGLLNAQSVDAWVSYVRTRESVLSKAYNGDSLLLGGVQSPRCRALLDSLQAALEPLRLLPFSLDLMFEMRELHRSFKKIESDMRAASRPTSINTPPLTLNQRNLLKLVRSMQSSGLSSDDCQTSVIMRHKEPKHKEPSTPDLLNDSANVKTAIEKNRPRSCVNPSPIGYDLCPNNSRIELENNRRWSGVQLGSKLMQAFDRLVFDDSDDYTDSLETNKPARPAAADSKLECSGEEWRPGSASSGQSAAASGHSGGKFRRLQLKWELLSNAESPSSPSGETSPAAARGSKIPRPVSSPVRPAAPVIPEPAKNAHRGIPVPVRKGASPTASAGARAAPARPTSAKRPQPANRTFPEAVKRVVAKTKEKEAVICKPVARKSAPTSRVDGAWASPAPRPASLPYGRAPPPAAPRRAASSSAARHHSTTQHQKHKYVRTLWHRLPSDSGHLAFNEGERLRLILEVDSRHLLCCRGDQKGLVPRDAVLLEDF